A single region of the Enterococcus mundtii genome encodes:
- the mgtA gene encoding magnesium-translocating P-type ATPase: MEKKKETKKVYAGFASKNKQQLFDLFQTTQKGLSSEQVENLRETYGNNSISYGKKTPFIVEVIKAFITPFTLVLIALGIISFITEYLLAAPADKDLFGVIIIFAMVLVSGTMTLIQSVRSNQAAEKLKSLVKVTAAVKRDGEYKEIPMEEIVCGDQVRLSAGDMIPADMRLLSAKDLFISQAALTGESYPVEKHATVCSGRTQSETSYENIAFMGSNVISGSAEGIIISVGNDTMFGHVAQNLSQKPIKTSFELGIQKTSMLLIKFMALMAPTVIVINGFTKGDWLEAFLFGLSVAVGLTPEMLPMIVTTNLVKGASAMAKKGTVIKNLNAIQNFGAIDVLCTDKTGTLTQDKIILEYHMDCEGNENDRVLRHAYLNSYYQTGLKNLLDVAIIDEAVETLDTEKIRYQKVDEIPFDFERRRMSVVVADPAGKTQMITKGAIEEMLSISSYIDLGGEVKPLTAEQRETVLAKVKDLNEDGLRVIGVAQKTNPSVVGEFSVKDESEMVLIGYLAFLDPPKETTKQALKALKDHGVAVKVLTGDNELVTRSVCRQVGLQINELITGEKIAEMSDKELGKVAEAHDVFVKLNPQQKARLTTALRNNGHTVGFLGDGINDAPAMKVADIGISVDTAVDIAKESADVILLEKDLMILEKGLLSGRETFGNIMKYIKATASSNFGNMFSVLVASTFLPFLPMLPLQILFLNLIYDVSCISLPWDRMDKEYLHEPKKWEASSIGKFMVYFGPTSSVFDITTYLLMYFVICPAVVGGSYHTLTGSQQVLFIALFHAGWFVESLWTQTLVLHALRTPKVPFLQSNATFIMFSITTLGILVGSVLPFTNFGEGLGLLPLPANYWIWLIVTVIAYLGLVTFMKKIYINKFGELL; this comes from the coding sequence ATGGAAAAAAAGAAAGAAACAAAAAAAGTCTACGCTGGTTTTGCTAGTAAAAATAAGCAACAGTTATTTGACTTATTTCAAACAACACAAAAAGGCTTGTCTTCAGAACAAGTAGAAAATTTAAGAGAAACTTATGGAAATAATAGTATTTCATATGGAAAGAAAACGCCGTTTATTGTAGAAGTGATCAAGGCGTTTATCACCCCTTTCACATTAGTATTGATTGCTTTAGGAATTATTTCTTTTATCACCGAGTATCTATTAGCTGCTCCAGCAGATAAAGATTTGTTTGGTGTAATCATAATTTTTGCCATGGTGTTAGTCAGTGGCACGATGACCTTGATCCAATCCGTACGTTCGAACCAAGCTGCTGAAAAGTTGAAATCATTGGTGAAAGTAACAGCTGCCGTAAAACGAGATGGTGAATACAAAGAAATTCCTATGGAGGAAATTGTTTGTGGCGATCAAGTTCGTTTGTCAGCGGGAGATATGATCCCAGCAGACATGCGGTTGCTTTCTGCTAAAGATTTATTTATCTCACAAGCGGCATTAACGGGTGAAAGCTATCCCGTTGAGAAACATGCGACTGTGTGCTCTGGAAGAACACAAAGCGAAACGAGTTATGAAAATATTGCATTCATGGGAAGCAATGTGATCAGTGGTAGTGCAGAAGGTATCATCATCTCTGTTGGGAACGACACGATGTTTGGACATGTGGCACAAAACTTATCACAAAAACCGATAAAAACAAGCTTTGAATTAGGCATCCAAAAAACATCCATGTTGTTGATCAAATTCATGGCATTGATGGCACCAACTGTGATCGTGATCAATGGATTTACAAAAGGAGACTGGTTAGAAGCATTCTTGTTTGGTTTATCAGTCGCTGTTGGGTTAACACCAGAAATGCTACCGATGATCGTTACGACAAATCTGGTCAAAGGTGCCAGTGCTATGGCAAAAAAAGGAACAGTCATCAAAAATCTAAATGCCATTCAAAATTTTGGTGCGATCGATGTCCTTTGTACAGATAAAACAGGTACATTGACTCAAGATAAAATTATTTTAGAATACCACATGGATTGTGAAGGAAATGAAAATGACCGAGTACTGCGCCACGCCTACTTGAATAGTTACTACCAAACTGGATTAAAGAATCTTTTAGATGTTGCCATTATCGATGAAGCAGTTGAGACGTTAGATACAGAGAAGATTCGTTATCAAAAAGTAGATGAAATCCCCTTTGATTTTGAACGTAGAAGAATGAGTGTCGTGGTGGCTGACCCAGCTGGAAAAACGCAAATGATCACAAAGGGTGCAATCGAAGAAATGTTAAGTATCTCTTCATACATCGACCTTGGTGGTGAAGTCAAACCATTGACTGCTGAACAAAGAGAAACAGTTTTGGCGAAAGTGAAGGACTTGAATGAAGATGGGTTGCGTGTGATCGGTGTCGCGCAAAAAACGAATCCAAGTGTCGTTGGAGAATTTTCAGTGAAAGATGAGTCAGAAATGGTCTTGATTGGCTATCTTGCTTTCCTTGATCCACCAAAAGAAACAACCAAACAAGCATTGAAAGCTTTGAAAGATCATGGTGTTGCTGTAAAAGTATTGACTGGTGACAACGAGTTGGTCACACGTTCTGTTTGTCGACAAGTAGGCTTACAAATCAATGAATTGATCACTGGCGAGAAAATCGCTGAGATGTCTGATAAGGAATTAGGAAAAGTTGCTGAGGCACATGATGTCTTTGTCAAATTGAATCCGCAACAAAAAGCACGATTAACCACTGCCTTACGTAACAATGGTCACACAGTAGGTTTTTTAGGCGATGGTATCAACGACGCACCAGCAATGAAAGTCGCAGATATCGGTATTTCAGTAGATACAGCAGTAGATATTGCAAAAGAATCAGCGGATGTTATCTTGTTAGAAAAAGATTTGATGATTTTAGAAAAAGGATTATTGTCAGGTAGAGAGACTTTCGGCAATATTATGAAATACATCAAAGCGACAGCTAGTTCAAACTTTGGCAACATGTTTTCTGTCTTAGTAGCTAGTACATTCCTTCCATTTTTACCTATGCTACCGTTACAAATTTTATTCTTAAATTTGATTTATGATGTATCTTGTATCTCTTTGCCATGGGATAGAATGGATAAAGAATATTTGCATGAACCAAAAAAATGGGAAGCATCAAGTATTGGCAAATTTATGGTGTACTTCGGACCAACGAGTTCCGTTTTTGACATCACGACCTATCTATTGATGTACTTTGTGATTTGTCCAGCAGTGGTTGGTGGAAGTTACCATACATTGACTGGCTCACAACAAGTTCTATTTATCGCATTGTTCCATGCTGGTTGGTTTGTTGAATCTTTATGGACGCAAACCTTAGTGTTACATGCGTTACGGACACCTAAAGTGCCTTTCTTGCAAAGTAATGCCACTTTTATTATGTTTTCAATTACAACATTAGGTATTCTGGTAGGTTCTGTTCTTCCTTTTACTAATTTTGGTGAAGGACTAGGATTGTTACCATTACCAGCTAACTATTGGATTTGGTTGATCGTGACTGTTATCGCTTATTTAGGATTAGTTACATTCATGAAAAAAATCTATATCAATAAATTTGGAGAACTATTGTAA
- a CDS encoding deoxynucleoside kinase: MSVILISGTIGAGKSSLTDMLAKKIDSTPFYENVEDNEVLPLFYSNPEQYAFLLQIFFLNKRFLAMKNALNHDDNVLDRSIYEDSLLFHLNADLGRVSDIEVQQYDNLLDTMLHELDDVAPKKRPDLLVHIKVSLDTMLARIKKRGRDYEQLDSDETLYQYYRSLNERYDQWYEDFDVCPKIQIDGDAFDFVERPEDAQVVIEQIQAKLAELEEQQSGSYYTDNQHAKGQQLDSSGAM, from the coding sequence ATGTCAGTGATATTGATTTCAGGAACAATTGGCGCAGGAAAGAGTAGTTTGACCGATATGCTTGCCAAAAAGATTGATTCAACACCATTTTATGAAAATGTAGAGGACAACGAGGTACTACCTTTGTTTTACTCTAATCCAGAGCAATATGCGTTTTTATTACAAATCTTTTTTTTGAATAAACGATTTTTAGCTATGAAAAATGCACTGAACCATGATGATAACGTATTGGACCGTTCAATTTATGAAGACAGTTTATTGTTTCATCTAAATGCTGATTTAGGTCGTGTGTCAGATATTGAAGTCCAACAATACGATAACCTCTTAGATACGATGCTTCATGAATTAGATGATGTTGCACCTAAAAAAAGACCCGATCTACTCGTGCATATCAAAGTCTCTCTTGATACGATGTTGGCACGAATCAAAAAACGTGGACGAGACTATGAACAATTGGATAGTGATGAAACGCTCTATCAGTATTACCGCTCGTTAAATGAACGATATGATCAATGGTACGAAGACTTTGATGTTTGTCCAAAAATCCAAATAGATGGTGATGCCTTTGATTTTGTTGAAAGACCTGAAGATGCACAAGTCGTGATTGAGCAGATTCAAGCAAAATTGGCTGAATTAGAAGAACAGCAGTCTGGAAGTTATTATACTGACAATCAACATGCTAAAGGGCAGCAATTAGATTCGTCTGGTGCTATGTAA
- a CDS encoding glycoside hydrolase family 1 protein — MTTYQFPEKFWWGSAASGPQTEGRVPGDHKGDNIFDYWFSKEPEKFFDQVGPEKASQVYTKYKEDVQLMKQTGHNSFRTSIQWSRLIPDDTGAVNPQAVAFYNSYFDELIAHGIEPFVNLYHFDMPMYLQEKGGWFARETVEAYETYAKTCFELFGTKVKKWFTHNEPIVPVEAGYLYRWHYPEESDMKKAVQVGYHEALSSALAIKAYHETKQDGKIGIILNLTPSYPRNENDPADVKAAQIADAFFNRSFLDPAVKGEFPQELIEIVTELEILPDIQEEDLAIIKNNTVDLLGINYYQPRRVKAKETAIDTTNGPMPEDYFDNYEMPGRKMNPYRGWEIYEKGIYDILINVRDNYGNIDCFISENGMGVENEARFIEADGMIHDDYRIEFVQEHLKYVHQAIEEGANCLGYHMWTCMDNWSWTNAYKNRYGFISVDLADGKRTIKKSGYWFKEVADTNSFSV, encoded by the coding sequence ATGACAACATATCAATTTCCAGAAAAATTTTGGTGGGGTTCTGCAGCAAGTGGACCACAAACAGAAGGTCGGGTACCTGGCGATCATAAAGGAGACAATATTTTCGATTATTGGTTTTCCAAAGAGCCAGAAAAATTCTTTGATCAAGTCGGTCCGGAAAAAGCGTCGCAAGTCTATACAAAATATAAAGAAGACGTTCAGTTGATGAAACAAACCGGACATAATTCATTTCGGACATCTATTCAATGGAGTCGCTTGATTCCAGATGATACAGGTGCAGTCAATCCCCAAGCAGTCGCATTTTATAATAGTTATTTTGATGAACTGATTGCACATGGTATTGAGCCATTTGTTAACTTGTATCATTTCGATATGCCGATGTACCTTCAAGAAAAAGGTGGTTGGTTCGCCCGTGAAACTGTCGAAGCTTATGAAACGTATGCCAAAACTTGTTTTGAATTATTTGGAACGAAGGTAAAAAAATGGTTCACGCATAATGAACCAATCGTTCCTGTCGAAGCTGGTTATTTATATCGTTGGCATTATCCTGAAGAGTCGGATATGAAAAAAGCAGTTCAAGTTGGCTATCACGAGGCATTATCTTCTGCGTTAGCTATCAAAGCCTATCATGAAACAAAACAAGACGGTAAAATCGGGATCATCTTAAATTTAACACCTAGTTATCCAAGAAATGAGAACGATCCTGCCGATGTGAAAGCTGCGCAAATCGCCGATGCCTTTTTCAATCGCTCATTTTTAGATCCCGCTGTTAAAGGAGAATTTCCACAAGAATTGATCGAGATCGTAACTGAGCTAGAGATTCTTCCGGACATACAGGAAGAAGATCTAGCAATTATCAAAAATAATACGGTGGATCTTTTAGGAATCAATTATTATCAGCCACGCCGTGTCAAAGCTAAAGAAACAGCAATCGATACAACAAATGGCCCAATGCCCGAAGATTACTTTGATAACTATGAAATGCCAGGACGTAAAATGAATCCTTATCGTGGGTGGGAGATTTATGAAAAAGGTATTTACGATATCTTGATCAATGTTCGAGACAACTACGGCAACATCGACTGTTTTATCTCAGAAAACGGTATGGGTGTTGAAAATGAAGCCCGCTTTATTGAAGCTGACGGAATGATCCATGATGATTATCGCATCGAATTTGTCCAAGAACACTTAAAATATGTGCATCAAGCAATCGAAGAAGGTGCGAACTGCTTAGGCTATCACATGTGGACGTGTATGGATAACTGGTCATGGACGAATGCGTATAAAAATCGCTATGGCTTTATTTCAGTCGATCTAGCTGATGGCAAACGGACGATCAAAAAATCTGGCTACTGGTTCAAAGAAGTAGCTGATACAAATAGTTTTTCTGTTTGA
- a CDS encoding helix-turn-helix domain-containing protein, protein MHDGELIKKLRVSRKLTQSQLAEGICSKTSLVGIENRTIKKISFLTLMAFLDRLNITLTEYESLRNQVEEPRKTRKTRNLLNKVQEDDFDPYKEIADNRKQFKRTADLYYLVLNIHMYWKSSVKPDIQLEFLGYEIRMIEDYFMKLEEFGRYELDLLAEFPFIFSDSFIENNYLKIKKRMRKAMKSGYDQCLFLFLKNLTIYYIDKKRYKKARSINEDMYRCLGLKSKTAVIYENLMSDYYRRLIATALGEPIKKEEFESLFAVIEYTLGKEERDELEEKLLSIQAQR, encoded by the coding sequence ATGCACGATGGAGAATTGATCAAAAAATTACGGGTAAGTCGCAAGTTGACACAGTCACAATTGGCAGAAGGGATATGTTCAAAAACTTCGCTTGTGGGGATCGAGAATCGTACGATCAAAAAAATTTCTTTTTTAACACTGATGGCATTTCTTGATCGGTTGAATATCACACTTACTGAATACGAATCGCTACGAAATCAAGTGGAAGAACCACGGAAAACGAGAAAAACACGTAATCTTTTGAATAAAGTTCAGGAGGATGATTTTGATCCCTACAAAGAAATTGCCGACAATCGCAAGCAATTTAAGCGAACGGCTGATCTTTACTATCTCGTACTGAATATACATATGTATTGGAAATCAAGTGTGAAGCCAGATATCCAATTGGAATTTTTGGGATATGAGATACGAATGATCGAAGATTACTTTATGAAACTGGAAGAATTTGGTCGATATGAACTAGACTTATTAGCAGAGTTCCCCTTTATTTTCAGCGATTCCTTTATCGAAAACAATTATTTGAAAATTAAAAAACGAATGCGTAAAGCAATGAAGTCAGGTTATGATCAGTGTTTGTTTCTTTTTTTAAAGAATTTGACTATCTATTATATCGACAAAAAAAGATATAAAAAAGCACGAAGCATCAATGAAGATATGTATCGTTGTTTAGGTTTGAAATCAAAGACAGCAGTCATTTACGAGAATTTGATGTCCGATTATTATCGTCGATTGATCGCCACCGCATTAGGGGAACCCATCAAAAAAGAGGAGTTTGAGTCATTATTTGCAGTGATCGAGTATACCTTAGGCAAAGAAGAGCGAGATGAATTAGAAGAAAAACTATTGTCTATCCAAGCACAACGCTAG
- a CDS encoding nucleoside 2-deoxyribosyltransferase: MSYIYLAGPFFSDEQIERIAQVETALTANPTVDSFYSPRHHQHSNYEMFSSGWAQEVYERDMKELASAEQVVAILDFEHQTIDPGTAYELGVATMMDKPIIIFQEETVPTNLMITQSLHSYVKTFEAIQAYDFKMLPKSAYKGEYL; encoded by the coding sequence ATGAGTTATATTTATTTAGCAGGACCTTTCTTTTCAGATGAACAAATCGAGCGGATTGCTCAGGTTGAAACGGCATTGACTGCCAATCCAACGGTGGATAGTTTCTACTCACCAAGACACCATCAACACAGTAATTATGAGATGTTTAGTAGCGGATGGGCGCAAGAAGTCTACGAGAGAGACATGAAAGAACTTGCCTCGGCAGAACAAGTTGTAGCAATCCTAGACTTTGAACATCAGACGATCGATCCTGGCACTGCCTATGAATTAGGCGTCGCCACGATGATGGACAAACCGATCATCATTTTTCAAGAAGAAACGGTACCTACTAATTTGATGATCACCCAAAGTTTACATTCATATGTAAAAACGTTCGAAGCGATCCAAGCATATGATTTTAAGATGTTACCCAAAAGTGCTTATAAAGGCGAATATTTATAG
- the ndk gene encoding nucleoside-diphosphate kinase, whose amino-acid sequence MERTLVIIKPDGVRRHLIGRIIQRFEEKGFAIAEMKFATMTEKLAKEHYQHLSNRSFFDDLIDYMTSGPVVYLVLTGEDVIDLVRKMVGATKAADAVPGTIRGDFALPGTENIIHASDSRDAANTEITRFFPPFDTKKVEDAKK is encoded by the coding sequence ATGGAACGTACACTTGTTATTATCAAACCTGATGGGGTAAGACGTCATTTGATTGGCCGAATCATCCAGCGTTTTGAAGAAAAAGGATTCGCAATCGCTGAAATGAAATTCGCGACGATGACTGAAAAACTAGCAAAAGAACACTATCAACATCTATCTAATCGAAGCTTTTTCGATGACTTGATCGACTATATGACTTCTGGTCCAGTCGTCTATCTGGTATTAACAGGTGAAGATGTGATCGATCTCGTACGCAAAATGGTCGGTGCAACAAAAGCAGCGGATGCCGTTCCTGGGACGATCAGAGGCGATTTTGCCTTACCTGGTACAGAAAATATCATTCACGCTTCGGATTCACGAGATGCAGCCAATACTGAGATCACACGTTTCTTTCCGCCATTCGATACAAAGAAAGTAGAAGATGCGAAAAAATAA
- a CDS encoding TIGR00730 family Rossman fold protein produces the protein MKLTIFCGSRFGQDQKYILLAETIGKYMAEKQIELVYGGSDSGIMGVFSRTILQNGGQVTGIYPVGLFSEELPKTDVTTFIPTETIDKRKELLFEKGEAVLVFPGGLGTLEEFSQLLSWMAIGLVPEKPIGILDVHGYYSGLKELIRNFAREGFMAEKWLNHLYFSNDPFELIDQLCATEKQTKSMMQEIK, from the coding sequence TTGAAGTTGACTATTTTTTGTGGTTCACGTTTTGGACAAGATCAGAAGTATATTCTGTTAGCTGAAACGATTGGAAAATATATGGCAGAAAAACAAATTGAATTGGTTTATGGTGGCTCAGATTCGGGTATCATGGGTGTTTTTAGTCGCACGATCTTACAAAATGGCGGACAAGTAACAGGTATTTATCCAGTCGGGCTGTTTTCTGAAGAATTACCAAAAACAGATGTGACGACGTTTATACCAACAGAAACGATCGATAAACGTAAGGAACTATTATTCGAAAAAGGGGAAGCAGTGCTGGTTTTTCCTGGAGGACTAGGTACACTTGAAGAATTTTCGCAGCTACTCTCCTGGATGGCGATCGGCTTGGTACCAGAAAAACCAATTGGTATCCTTGATGTTCATGGGTATTATTCAGGATTGAAAGAATTGATTAGGAATTTTGCAAGAGAAGGATTTATGGCTGAGAAATGGCTCAATCATCTTTATTTTTCAAATGATCCTTTTGAGCTGATCGATCAATTATGTGCAACAGAAAAACAAACGAAATCAATGATGCAGGAGATTAAATAA
- a CDS encoding sugar kinase: protein MKIGAFGEVMLRLTPPEYLMLEQTHTLRMAYTGTGVNLVGNLAHFGLESYLLTALPANRLGDAALANLKSLGINTSYVIQKEQHIGTYFAEMGYGIRPTEITYQNRKNSSFGLATVADYAIEDFIETVDLVHICGISLSLNEHSAEVALAVAKTAHRKGKKVCFDFNFRPSLNQEPDKKRVMKERYQEILPYCTVIFGSVRDLSELLERPIDLSSRSAKIRSFQEFLSDYQIDWFAGTTRQSTSEKKQLSGYLMTSTEWIETEAYPLDSLDRIGAGDAFAAGILLGYSEEWSLDRTVQFALGNSRLAHTIQGDVPLTTRKQVDQLLTHPTIDLNR from the coding sequence ATGAAAATCGGTGCATTTGGTGAAGTGATGTTGAGGCTGACACCTCCTGAATATCTGATGTTGGAACAAACACACACTTTGCGTATGGCTTATACTGGAACAGGTGTGAATCTAGTTGGTAATCTAGCACATTTTGGATTGGAAAGTTACTTGTTGACGGCACTACCAGCCAATCGTTTGGGAGATGCAGCGTTAGCTAATTTGAAGAGTTTAGGCATCAATACCTCCTATGTCATTCAAAAAGAACAACATATCGGTACTTATTTTGCTGAGATGGGCTATGGGATCAGACCAACAGAAATCACCTATCAAAATCGTAAAAACAGTTCTTTTGGCTTAGCTACAGTGGCTGATTATGCCATCGAGGACTTTATCGAAACAGTTGATTTAGTCCACATCTGTGGCATCAGTTTGAGTTTGAATGAGCATTCAGCGGAAGTGGCGCTTGCTGTAGCAAAAACAGCGCATAGGAAAGGAAAAAAAGTTTGTTTTGATTTTAATTTTCGTCCGAGTCTAAACCAAGAGCCAGATAAAAAAAGAGTGATGAAGGAACGTTATCAAGAAATACTGCCCTATTGCACGGTCATCTTTGGTTCTGTTCGTGATTTGTCTGAATTATTAGAGAGGCCGATCGACCTTTCCAGTCGTTCTGCCAAGATTCGTTCGTTCCAAGAATTTTTAAGTGATTACCAAATTGACTGGTTTGCTGGTACGACACGGCAATCAACCAGTGAAAAGAAACAACTAAGTGGCTATCTGATGACTTCGACAGAATGGATCGAAACAGAAGCTTATCCACTGGATAGTTTAGATCGTATCGGAGCAGGTGATGCCTTTGCTGCGGGGATTTTATTAGGCTATAGTGAGGAATGGTCATTGGATCGAACCGTCCAATTTGCTTTAGGTAATTCACGCTTAGCCCACACGATCCAAGGGGATGTGCCACTGACGACCAGAAAGCAAGTGGACCAATTATTGACGCATCCAACGATTGATTTAAATCGATAA
- a CDS encoding LTA synthase family protein, producing the protein MTQLKKIGQHQVLIVLIAGFFFWMKTIFAYYTDFSLGVEGSIQTFILWINPIATTLLFFGISLYFKKVRTSLIVLFIIDFLNTLLLYLNIIFYREFTDFITVKSALGFFKVSQGLSGSSFSLMKPHDILYWIDIAVFAFLLIRVFIKKVPLKAPPVRKPVAVAVTCLSALIFSGNLAMSEANRPQLLQRTFDRSYIVKYLGLDAYTIYDGIKTGITSSVRAHASSNGLDEVLDYTKSHYAVPDPEMFGLAKGRNVIVLHLESFQQFLINMKVDGQEVTPFLNSLFTDQGTISFDNFFHEVGQGKTSDAENMLETGTFGLPQGSLFTELGSDNVFQAAPAILDQTQGYTSAVFHGNVGSFWNRDHVYKNLGYDNFFDRSYFDDSDEMLGYGILDKNLFRESANYLEHLQQPFYAKFLSVTNHTPYYTDDKNFDFPSLNTGNSTVDNYVRTAHYLDQSLKQFFTYLKASGIYDHSMFVIYGDHFGISNTDNKDLASALGKDPETWGDFDNAQMQRVPLMFHIPGYTKGTVKHEYGGEIDVLPTLLHLLGIEDKNYIHFGTDLLSPQHDQVVAFRNGNFVAPDYTVLGGKIYDTKTGALLEENQAAEQKVAQEQNQVKTALSLSDKLNQENLLRFYVPNGFTTIDPAKYDYKNQVQRNQQIEKEKGAASTSVYSKNHDQTTTNLYPAEDGSADKP; encoded by the coding sequence TTGACACAACTAAAAAAAATTGGCCAACATCAAGTACTCATCGTTTTGATTGCTGGCTTTTTCTTTTGGATGAAAACGATTTTTGCCTACTATACTGATTTTTCTTTAGGCGTAGAAGGAAGCATCCAAACGTTTATTTTATGGATCAATCCAATAGCGACAACGCTATTGTTTTTTGGGATTTCTTTGTATTTTAAGAAAGTCAGAACAAGTTTGATCGTTTTATTTATCATCGATTTTTTAAACACGTTATTGCTATATTTGAATATTATTTTCTATCGTGAGTTCACAGATTTCATTACCGTTAAATCAGCACTAGGTTTCTTCAAGGTTTCCCAGGGATTGTCTGGTAGCTCTTTTTCTTTGATGAAGCCTCATGATATCCTTTATTGGATCGATATCGCCGTCTTTGCTTTTCTGCTGATTCGCGTATTTATAAAAAAAGTACCATTGAAAGCACCCCCTGTGCGTAAGCCAGTGGCGGTTGCGGTGACTTGTTTGTCTGCGTTGATCTTTTCTGGCAATCTGGCAATGAGTGAAGCGAATCGCCCTCAATTATTGCAACGGACATTCGATCGTTCTTATATTGTCAAATATCTTGGACTTGATGCCTATACGATTTATGATGGGATAAAAACAGGGATCACTAGCAGTGTCAGAGCGCATGCAAGCAGCAATGGCTTAGATGAAGTCCTCGATTACACCAAATCTCATTACGCTGTTCCTGATCCAGAGATGTTTGGACTTGCAAAAGGAAGAAATGTGATCGTATTGCATTTGGAAAGTTTTCAACAATTTTTGATCAATATGAAAGTAGATGGACAAGAAGTCACTCCTTTTTTAAATAGTCTCTTTACCGATCAGGGAACAATCAGTTTTGATAACTTTTTCCATGAAGTTGGACAAGGGAAAACCAGTGATGCTGAGAACATGTTGGAAACCGGGACGTTTGGGTTACCCCAAGGTTCGTTGTTTACAGAATTAGGTTCAGATAATGTGTTCCAAGCTGCTCCAGCCATCTTGGATCAGACACAAGGCTATACCAGTGCGGTTTTTCATGGAAATGTCGGTAGTTTCTGGAATCGTGATCATGTATACAAAAATCTAGGGTATGATAATTTCTTTGATCGCTCATATTTCGATGATTCAGATGAGATGCTTGGCTATGGTATTTTAGATAAAAATCTATTTCGAGAATCCGCAAACTATCTCGAACATTTGCAACAACCATTTTATGCGAAGTTTCTTTCTGTCACGAATCACACCCCTTATTATACAGATGACAAAAACTTTGATTTTCCTTCGTTAAATACAGGAAATAGTACCGTTGATAATTATGTGCGAACGGCCCATTATTTAGATCAGTCGCTCAAACAGTTCTTTACTTATTTGAAAGCTTCTGGGATTTATGACCATTCGATGTTCGTGATTTACGGGGATCATTTTGGTATCTCAAATACGGACAATAAAGACCTTGCTTCAGCACTAGGAAAAGATCCAGAAACATGGGGCGATTTTGATAATGCGCAGATGCAAAGAGTACCGCTGATGTTCCATATTCCAGGTTATACAAAAGGAACAGTCAAACATGAGTATGGTGGTGAAATCGATGTTTTACCAACTTTACTCCATTTATTAGGAATCGAGGACAAAAATTATATCCATTTTGGTACAGATTTACTTTCACCTCAACATGATCAAGTCGTGGCATTCAGAAATGGGAATTTTGTCGCGCCGGATTACACCGTATTAGGTGGAAAAATCTATGATACGAAAACAGGGGCATTACTTGAAGAAAACCAAGCAGCGGAACAAAAAGTCGCACAAGAACAAAATCAGGTAAAAACAGCTTTGAGTCTTTCTGATAAACTCAATCAAGAAAATCTTTTGCGATTCTATGTGCCAAATGGATTTACGACGATCGATCCTGCAAAGTATGACTATAAGAATCAAGTGCAACGGAACCAACAAATTGAAAAAGAAAAAGGTGCAGCCTCAACAAGTGTCTATTCTAAAAATCATGATCAAACAACAACCAATCTATACCCTGCAGAGGATGGATCGGCGGACAAACCATAG